One Rhizobium sp. NRK18 genomic window carries:
- a CDS encoding type II toxin-antitoxin system Phd/YefM family antitoxin, with the protein MTVVTIHKAKTELSKLLARVEAGEEIVIARGSEPIAKLVPVDAAQTQKPKRRPGALSHLRDTLPPDLFLEPMSEEELSLWEGAHSFPGDNGR; encoded by the coding sequence ATGACAGTCGTCACCATTCACAAGGCCAAGACTGAACTTTCCAAACTTCTCGCCCGCGTCGAGGCGGGAGAGGAGATCGTCATCGCGCGCGGCAGCGAACCCATCGCCAAGTTGGTGCCTGTTGACGCGGCTCAAACCCAAAAGCCGAAACGTCGGCCCGGCGCCCTTTCGCACCTGCGCGATACGTTGCCACCTGACCTCTTCCTCGAGCCCATGTCGGAAGAAGAGCTGTCGCTTTGGGAGGGCGCCCATTCCTTTCCCGGCGACAATGGCAGATGA